One Candidatus Sulfurimonas baltica DNA segment encodes these proteins:
- the coaBC gene encoding bifunctional phosphopantothenoylcysteine decarboxylase/phosphopantothenate--cysteine ligase CoaBC, whose amino-acid sequence MLIPTDLLKGKKILLGVTGSIAVYKSPELVRLFVKAGADVKVVMSEAAKKFITPLTFETLTSNQVLDDTNESWVNDHNHIKAGEWADLFVIAPCSANTIAKLANAIADNMLLQTALAYPHVKIIAPSANTNMLENPITKANLKMLAIASYELVDTQTKELACKAVGNGAMAEPINIFWHCARAMLKDDFWSDRRVIVTGGGTVEKIDDVRYISNYSSGKMASSLATALYCKGADVNLISTKFEDNLPKDLHTIDVQSSDEMLEYLSDSIRIAKKGKLSKASLMSDDKIRLIQKKPYLFMAAAVSDYVPAYAQEGKLKKETLGDEWELKLKQNIDILNSIDKTDITTIAFKAEMDSNNAIKNASNMIDNKSVDAVCLNILKDSSSFGTDTNKVDFILPDKIESIPLSDKLSVAFNILEHAKSMHK is encoded by the coding sequence ATGCTTATTCCAACAGATTTATTAAAAGGTAAAAAGATACTCCTAGGAGTTACGGGCTCAATTGCAGTCTATAAATCACCTGAACTTGTTAGACTTTTTGTTAAGGCCGGCGCGGATGTAAAAGTTGTAATGAGTGAAGCTGCCAAAAAATTTATAACTCCCCTCACTTTTGAAACTCTCACCTCAAACCAAGTGCTTGATGACACAAATGAATCTTGGGTGAATGACCATAACCATATTAAGGCTGGGGAGTGGGCAGATTTATTTGTAATAGCGCCCTGCTCTGCCAATACAATTGCGAAACTGGCAAATGCTATAGCCGACAATATGCTTTTACAGACTGCTTTGGCATACCCACATGTAAAGATTATAGCACCCTCTGCGAACACAAATATGCTTGAAAATCCAATTACAAAAGCTAACCTTAAAATGTTGGCTATAGCCTCTTATGAGCTTGTAGATACCCAGACTAAAGAGCTTGCATGTAAAGCAGTTGGAAATGGAGCTATGGCTGAACCTATAAATATATTTTGGCACTGCGCAAGAGCTATGCTTAAAGATGATTTTTGGAGCGATAGAAGAGTTATAGTTACAGGTGGCGGAACTGTAGAAAAGATTGATGATGTACGGTACATCTCTAACTACTCAAGTGGTAAAATGGCTTCATCTCTAGCTACGGCACTCTACTGCAAAGGGGCAGATGTCAATTTAATCTCAACTAAATTTGAAGACAATCTGCCAAAAGATCTCCATACTATTGATGTTCAAAGTTCAGATGAAATGCTTGAGTATTTAAGTGACTCTATACGCATTGCAAAAAAAGGGAAATTATCAAAGGCCTCACTTATGAGTGATGATAAAATTCGTCTTATACAGAAAAAACCATACCTTTTTATGGCGGCGGCTGTCAGTGACTATGTACCTGCTTACGCTCAGGAGGGAAAACTGAAAAAAGAGACCTTAGGTGATGAGTGGGAACTCAAACTTAAACAAAATATTGATATATTAAATTCTATTGATAAAACAGATATAACCACTATTGCTTTTAAGGCTGAAATGGACTCAAACAACGCAATTAAAAATGCTTCAAATATGATTGACAATAAAAGCGTTGATGCAGTTTGTCTAAATATCTTAAAAGACTCATCTAGCTTTGGGACTGACACTAACAAGGTTGATTTTATTCTTCCAGACAAGATAGAGTCAATCCCTCTCTCTGATAAACTTAGTGTTGCGTTTAATATTTTAGAACACGCAAAAAGTATGCACAAATAA
- a CDS encoding di-trans,poly-cis-decaprenylcistransferase has protein sequence MNKARHIAIVMDGNGRWAELKGKKRVKGHEAGANVVKEITAFCSENKDIERLTLYAFSTENWKRPRLEVEFLMKLLETYLKNELSAYLKNNVRFEPIGDTRAFSKSLQKTIKDVQEKTSHCDGLVQSLALNYGAQDEILRAVNKIKNCEDDITEAMLFNALDCKHDVDLLIRTGGDHRLSNFLLWQAAYAELFFTDILWPDFTIDDLQKIIKDFTKIERRFGGLK, from the coding sequence ATGAATAAAGCAAGACATATTGCAATTGTTATGGATGGCAATGGCAGATGGGCAGAGCTAAAAGGTAAAAAAAGAGTTAAAGGTCATGAAGCTGGAGCAAATGTTGTTAAAGAGATTACAGCATTTTGTTCTGAAAATAAAGATATTGAGAGATTAACGCTTTATGCTTTTTCAACAGAAAATTGGAAAAGACCCAGGCTAGAGGTTGAGTTTTTAATGAAGCTGTTAGAAACATATCTAAAAAATGAGCTTTCTGCTTATCTAAAGAACAATGTGCGGTTTGAGCCTATTGGTGACACCAGAGCTTTTTCAAAATCTCTGCAAAAAACAATAAAAGACGTTCAAGAAAAAACTTCACATTGTGACGGCTTGGTTCAATCACTTGCGCTTAACTATGGGGCTCAAGATGAGATATTAAGAGCCGTTAATAAAATTAAAAACTGTGAAGATGATATTACAGAAGCAATGCTCTTCAATGCACTTGACTGTAAGCACGATGTAGATTTACTTATTCGCACAGGCGGAGACCATAGATTATCTAACTTTCTACTTTGGCAAGCGGCATATGCTGAGCTATTTTTCACAGATATTCTTTGGCCTGATTTTACAATAGATGATTTACAAAAAATAATTAAAGATTTTACAAAAATTGAGAGACGCTTTGGAGGCTTAAAATAA